In Campylobacter sp. MIT 99-7217, a genomic segment contains:
- a CDS encoding M48 family metallopeptidase has product MVEKGILEFEGTHFLYEIKKIRFLRLKLDHEGKFKLSIPKTCPRYKVLNFLNEHKAWIESKKEYAKKLKEANSFMYFLGRKYKFTFDINLKKPRFKKGIFYARDQKNMEEFLRQNAKKIFTFYIKKYELLMDKKVQRLSIKKMRSRWGSCNHKKAYINLNLNLMQKPLKAIEYVVLHEMAHLSFPHHQKEFYEYLAQFMPDFRQRENLFKINLF; this is encoded by the coding sequence ATGGTAGAAAAAGGGATTTTAGAATTTGAGGGAACGCATTTTTTATATGAGATCAAAAAAATTCGTTTCTTGCGTTTGAAATTAGATCATGAGGGGAAATTTAAACTAAGCATTCCTAAAACTTGTCCAAGATACAAGGTTTTAAATTTTTTAAATGAGCATAAGGCTTGGATTGAAAGTAAAAAAGAGTATGCAAAAAAGCTTAAGGAAGCAAATTCTTTTATGTATTTTTTGGGCAGAAAATATAAATTTACTTTTGATATAAATTTAAAAAAGCCTCGTTTTAAAAAAGGAATTTTTTATGCAAGAGATCAAAAAAATATGGAGGAGTTTTTAAGACAAAACGCTAAAAAAATTTTTACTTTTTATATCAAAAAATACGAACTGCTTATGGATAAAAAAGTGCAAAGGCTCAGTATTAAAAAGATGCGTTCTCGCTGGGGTTCTTGCAATCATAAAAAAGCTTATATTAATCTTAATTTAAATTTAATGCAAAAGCCCTTAAAAGCTATAGAATATGTCGTTTTGCACGAAATGGCACATTTGAGTTTTCCTCATCATCAAAAAGAATTTTATGAGTATTTGGCTCAATTTATGCCTGATTTTAGACAAAGAGAAAATTTATTTAAAATCAATTTATTTTGA